The Gemmata palustris genome includes a region encoding these proteins:
- a CDS encoding ABC transporter ATP-binding protein: MTPIIEFDGVSKWYGNVIGLNKLTLHVPAGVTGLLGPNGAGKSTLLQLATGQLRPSQGTVRVFGQDVWDNPGLNHLIGLCPEQDAFYEWMTGHDFVRTCARLSGMNRREATKAANRAMELVGMTEHMYRAVRGYSKGMRQRTKLAQAMVHNPRVLFLDEPLTGTDPVARRDLIDVVRGLGASGCSVVVSSHVLHEIQALTPRIVLLHRGRLVAQGHVREIRDLIDKHPHRIVLVSEQYRELAAKLATCADVDGIKFIERESSLLVETRQPDAFYARLPELAATGGLSLREVYSEDDNLEAVFKYLVNR; the protein is encoded by the coding sequence ATGACCCCGATCATCGAGTTCGACGGCGTTTCCAAGTGGTACGGGAACGTCATCGGTCTGAACAAGCTGACGCTGCACGTCCCGGCGGGCGTTACGGGGCTGCTCGGCCCCAACGGTGCCGGCAAATCGACGCTGTTGCAGTTGGCTACTGGTCAACTACGCCCGAGCCAGGGCACTGTCCGCGTCTTCGGCCAGGACGTCTGGGACAACCCGGGTCTGAATCACCTCATCGGACTGTGCCCGGAACAGGATGCGTTCTACGAGTGGATGACGGGGCACGACTTCGTTCGCACCTGCGCCCGACTGAGTGGTATGAACCGGCGCGAGGCGACCAAGGCCGCGAACCGGGCAATGGAACTCGTCGGGATGACGGAGCACATGTACCGGGCGGTGCGCGGGTACTCGAAGGGAATGCGCCAGCGCACGAAGCTGGCCCAGGCGATGGTCCACAACCCGCGCGTGCTGTTCCTCGACGAACCGCTCACGGGGACCGATCCCGTGGCCCGGCGCGACCTAATTGACGTGGTGCGCGGGCTCGGCGCGAGTGGGTGTAGTGTGGTGGTGTCGAGCCACGTCCTGCACGAGATTCAAGCTCTTACCCCGCGCATCGTGCTCCTGCACCGGGGGCGCCTCGTCGCGCAGGGGCACGTCCGCGAGATCCGCGATCTTATCGACAAGCACCCGCACCGCATCGTCCTGGTGAGCGAACAGTACCGCGAACTGGCGGCCAAGTTAGCCACGTGCGCCGATGTGGACGGGATCAAGTTCATCGAGCGCGAATCGAGCCTATTGGTCGAGACGCGCCAGCCCGACGCCTTCTACGCGCGGTTGCCCGAGTTGGCCGCGACCGGCGGACTGTCCCTCCGCGAAGTGTACTCGGAAGACGACAACCTGGAAGCCGTGTTCAAGTACCTGGTGAACCGATGA
- a CDS encoding ABC transporter permease, producing MTVAEVRPPRRSLSTEASALVALFDLTVRQHTHGRRLLVLVLLYLVPCALAILLRSLPHPAEAEALEFALVLTLLPHGLAPLTALLYAAGVVSDEVEEQTLTYLLLRSIPRWELYLTKLLATLCVTTLLVTTAVLALYTSIYAGTPQFWSEALPRAGGVIAVSALAQVGYCVLFGFLGLVTRRALIGGIAYIVAIEGVLANLDFVGRSLTVVYYVRTLSLRWLDLPAEQLRRCQDAWGMTELDKLPSSSGCALGLLGFGAVLALVSALLFARSEFRVKTPGSD from the coding sequence ATGACCGTAGCGGAAGTTCGGCCCCCGCGCCGCTCACTGTCCACCGAGGCGTCTGCGCTGGTGGCCCTGTTCGATTTGACAGTACGCCAGCACACGCACGGCCGGCGGTTGCTGGTGCTCGTCCTCTTGTATCTGGTTCCGTGCGCGCTGGCGATCCTACTCCGCTCCCTGCCGCACCCAGCGGAGGCGGAGGCGCTGGAATTCGCACTCGTCCTCACCCTTCTGCCGCACGGTTTGGCGCCGCTCACGGCCCTGCTGTACGCTGCCGGGGTGGTGTCGGACGAGGTCGAAGAACAAACGCTGACGTACCTACTGTTGCGGTCGATTCCGCGCTGGGAGCTGTACCTCACGAAGCTCCTGGCGACGCTCTGTGTGACCACGTTGCTGGTCACAACGGCGGTCCTCGCGCTGTACACGTCCATCTACGCGGGCACGCCACAGTTCTGGAGTGAAGCGCTCCCACGCGCGGGCGGCGTAATCGCGGTATCGGCTCTGGCCCAAGTCGGGTACTGCGTGCTGTTCGGGTTCCTGGGCCTGGTCACGCGCCGGGCACTGATCGGCGGAATCGCTTACATCGTGGCGATCGAGGGAGTGTTGGCGAACCTCGACTTCGTGGGGCGCTCGCTGACGGTGGTGTACTACGTTCGCACGCTGTCGCTCCGGTGGTTGGATCTGCCCGCGGAACAGTTGCGCCGGTGCCAGGACGCTTGGGGCATGACGGAACTGGACAAGCTGCCGTCGTCGAGCGGCTGTGCCCTCGGGCTTCTCGGCTTCGGCGCCGTGCTTGCGCTGGTGTCGGCCCTGTTGTTCGCTCGCAGCGAGTTCCGCGTGAAGACGCCGGGCAGCGATTGA
- a CDS encoding DMT family transporter → MHWLYLIAAGFFECGFTTCLKLSEGLTKIGWSIAFVLLSIISFGLLTLAAQKISLGTAYAVWTGIGAAGTALIGIIWFKDPATFWRLFFLAGIIGCLIGLKLVSPEKE, encoded by the coding sequence ATGCACTGGCTCTACCTCATCGCCGCGGGCTTTTTCGAGTGCGGGTTCACGACCTGCCTGAAGCTCTCCGAAGGGCTGACCAAAATCGGTTGGTCGATCGCCTTCGTGCTCCTGTCGATCATCAGCTTCGGGTTGCTCACGCTCGCGGCCCAGAAAATCTCGCTGGGTACCGCCTACGCGGTGTGGACCGGGATCGGCGCGGCGGGAACCGCGCTCATCGGGATCATCTGGTTCAAAGACCCGGCGACGTTCTGGCGGCTGTTCTTCTTGGCGGGAATCATTGGCTGTCTGATCGGACTCAAACTCGTGTCACCGGAAAAAGAGTAG
- a CDS encoding aminotransferase class I/II-fold pyridoxal phosphate-dependent enzyme yields the protein MMSAPLDRLIDALADTGMTRFFRRMFDEYPDLLMKDQTVEAVRPDRTFKLGGRWVTNFGSDSFLGLDQDPRVTSAIERGVRAWGSHNGSSRAFASVEPNVRAERKIAEWLGTEAALIYPSVTLANVGALPGLVTRRDVLVADQFAHNSIDEGLKLAKARGVRTAKFAHNSPEALEETLRSLHPFRHAVIAVDGVYSMSGHLPPLAEFQRIARQHNACLYVDDAHASGVLGEHGRGTVREALGGYDNVLTIGSLSKGFSCLGGFVGGSQAAIDVLKLKSNSLIFGGPVPPPYLEAVCAVVDILMSAEYPVLRAKLDANVRQLTRGAAQLGLAVMGGRVPIVSVLVGGEEATLKAGKFLYDHGYYVQSVVFPAVPHGAGVLRMQVNANHAPTQIDGLLDALAALKDATPMPEASAVASLVAA from the coding sequence ATGATGTCCGCGCCCCTGGACCGACTGATTGACGCGCTCGCGGATACTGGAATGACCCGGTTCTTCCGCCGCATGTTCGACGAGTACCCTGACCTGCTGATGAAGGACCAGACCGTCGAAGCGGTCCGGCCCGATCGGACGTTCAAGCTCGGCGGGCGGTGGGTCACCAACTTCGGGTCCGACAGCTTCCTCGGGCTCGACCAGGATCCGCGTGTGACGAGCGCGATCGAGCGCGGGGTGCGGGCGTGGGGGTCGCACAACGGCAGTTCGCGGGCGTTCGCGTCTGTCGAACCGAACGTGCGCGCCGAGCGGAAGATCGCCGAATGGCTCGGCACCGAGGCCGCGCTGATTTACCCGTCGGTCACGCTCGCGAACGTCGGCGCGCTGCCGGGGCTGGTCACGCGGCGCGACGTGCTCGTGGCCGACCAGTTCGCGCACAACTCGATCGACGAGGGGCTGAAACTCGCCAAGGCGCGCGGGGTGCGCACCGCGAAGTTCGCGCACAACTCGCCCGAAGCGCTCGAAGAAACGCTGCGCTCCCTGCACCCGTTCCGGCACGCGGTGATCGCCGTGGACGGTGTGTACAGCATGAGCGGCCATCTGCCGCCGCTGGCCGAATTTCAGCGCATCGCGCGCCAGCACAATGCCTGCTTGTACGTGGATGATGCGCACGCGAGCGGGGTGCTCGGGGAGCACGGGCGCGGGACCGTGCGCGAGGCACTCGGCGGCTACGACAACGTGCTGACCATCGGCTCGCTCTCGAAGGGGTTTTCGTGCCTCGGCGGGTTCGTCGGGGGTTCACAGGCCGCGATCGACGTGCTGAAATTGAAGTCGAACTCGCTCATCTTCGGCGGACCGGTTCCGCCCCCGTACCTCGAGGCCGTCTGTGCGGTGGTGGACATCCTGATGTCTGCCGAGTACCCGGTGCTGCGGGCGAAGCTCGACGCGAACGTCCGCCAACTCACCCGCGGCGCGGCCCAATTGGGTTTGGCCGTGATGGGCGGCCGGGTGCCGATCGTCTCGGTATTGGTCGGGGGAGAAGAGGCGACGCTGAAGGCCGGGAAGTTCCTGTACGACCACGGCTACTACGTGCAATCGGTGGTGTTCCCCGCGGTGCCGCACGGTGCTGGCGTGTTGCGGATGCAGGTGAACGCGAACCACGCGCCGACACAAATCGACGGCCTGCTCGACGCACTGGCGGCGCTCAAGGACGCGACCCCGATGCCGGAAGCGTCCGCCGTCGCGTCCCTGGTCGCGGCCTGA
- a CDS encoding endonuclease III domain-containing protein: protein MPAITNKQQLLTQAQAALKKRFPLPALEPEVPRPLLEELLFAICREGSTTEDAEAGYARLRKVFVDWNEVRVSTVQEVADALRPLPNSGPRAGWIIGVLHAVFELNYSYDLGDMEKKGLKQAAKQVSRYFNDSELKKLNLKQAAKQIGRFKQVNDFAVAWVVQRSLGGHAIPLDGPTFRVLRRLGVVEEAETDDMESLRGGIEHVIPKARGPEFTELMSVHAKEICVEKNPLCASCPLKTDCPTGIENLSKKADKDKSEPNKPKKSR, encoded by the coding sequence ATGCCGGCCATCACCAACAAACAACAGCTCCTGACCCAGGCGCAAGCGGCCCTCAAGAAGAGGTTCCCGCTCCCCGCCCTGGAGCCAGAAGTCCCGCGCCCGCTCCTGGAAGAACTGCTCTTCGCGATCTGCCGCGAGGGCAGCACCACCGAGGACGCGGAAGCCGGGTACGCGCGCCTGCGGAAAGTATTCGTGGACTGGAACGAGGTCCGCGTCAGCACGGTGCAAGAGGTCGCGGACGCGCTCCGGCCGCTCCCGAACTCCGGCCCGCGCGCCGGGTGGATCATCGGCGTCCTGCACGCGGTCTTCGAGTTGAACTATTCCTACGACCTCGGCGACATGGAGAAGAAGGGGCTGAAGCAGGCCGCCAAGCAGGTGTCGCGGTACTTCAACGACAGCGAGTTGAAGAAGCTCAACCTGAAGCAAGCGGCCAAACAGATCGGCCGGTTCAAGCAGGTGAACGACTTCGCGGTGGCCTGGGTGGTGCAACGGTCACTCGGCGGCCACGCGATCCCGCTCGACGGCCCGACGTTCCGGGTGCTTCGGCGCCTCGGCGTGGTCGAAGAGGCCGAGACCGACGATATGGAGTCGCTCCGCGGCGGCATCGAGCACGTGATCCCGAAGGCCCGCGGCCCGGAATTCACCGAGCTAATGAGCGTTCACGCGAAGGAAATCTGCGTCGAGAAGAACCCGCTCTGCGCCTCGTGCCCGCTCAAGACTGACTGCCCCACCGGGATCGAGAACCTGTCGAAGAAGGCCGACAAAGACAAGTCCGAGCCCAACAAACCAAAAAAGTCGCGGTAA
- the rbfA gene encoding 30S ribosome-binding factor RbfA, producing MKSHRIARVSEVIRETAANAILFELKDPRVKNVTVTRAEVSGDLQHAKVFVSVMGTVKEQQLTMHGLKSAAGFVQTKLADRLTSRYVPHVTFVIDEGVKKSIEIARLIREENDRLTGGAPAPEAGAEPDGADEPDTGADEPEAPSAAPNESAPDHGPRAEAAEGPTDRPN from the coding sequence ATGAAATCTCACCGGATAGCGCGCGTGTCGGAAGTGATCCGCGAAACCGCGGCCAACGCCATTTTGTTCGAGCTGAAAGACCCGCGCGTTAAGAACGTTACGGTCACGCGCGCCGAGGTGTCGGGCGACCTCCAGCACGCGAAGGTGTTCGTCTCGGTCATGGGGACCGTGAAGGAACAGCAGCTCACCATGCACGGGCTGAAGAGCGCGGCCGGGTTCGTACAGACGAAGCTCGCGGACCGGCTCACGTCGCGGTACGTCCCGCACGTCACGTTCGTGATCGACGAGGGCGTGAAGAAGAGCATCGAAATCGCCCGCCTGATTCGCGAAGAAAACGACCGGCTCACCGGGGGCGCGCCGGCGCCCGAAGCCGGAGCCGAACCCGACGGCGCGGACGAACCGGACACCGGGGCCGACGAACCCGAGGCCCCGAGCGCCGCACCGAACGAGAGCGCACCCGACCACGGACCGCGAGCCGAAGCCGCCGAAGGACCGACGGACCGCCCGAACTAG
- a CDS encoding DUF503 domain-containing protein → MVIGSLAVRLLVRESRTLKDKRQVVRSILDRIRNGFNVSATEVDTHDDVKLVTLGFAAVGFETAAVQGVLQKITEALRGHPVAEYLGGEVTVGREVV, encoded by the coding sequence ATGGTCATCGGCTCCCTGGCGGTTCGGTTGTTGGTGCGCGAGAGCCGCACGTTGAAAGACAAGCGGCAGGTCGTGCGGAGCATTCTCGACCGCATTCGCAACGGGTTCAACGTGTCCGCGACGGAAGTGGACACCCACGACGACGTAAAATTGGTGACGCTCGGCTTCGCGGCGGTCGGTTTCGAGACCGCCGCTGTTCAGGGCGTGTTGCAGAAGATCACCGAAGCGCTCCGCGGGCACCCGGTCGCGGAGTACCTGGGGGGTGAAGTGACGGTCGGCCGCGAGGTCGTTTAG